The sequence below is a genomic window from Rhodothermales bacterium.
TCGAATCCCTCCCCCTCCGCATCGGCGTAACAACTGAAAAGTCTCGGCGTAAAGGACCGATGTGAATCGACTGCGGCGCACCGTATTCCCCGTCCGCCCGATCGGCATCGGATAGCAACGGGCCGGGGAATGCGACCAGACCACCTGTCGTCCTGTAGGGCGATACCGCGCCATACGCAACCGAGCAGAACCGGTACCACTACTCAGGATTGTCACGAAACCTCTATGATGGAGTCCATGCCCTCAACACAAGCCCTTCGCCGGCCTATCGCAGGCATTATTACGGGCATCGCCCTGATCCTGGTCGCCCTCGGGTTCGCCCCGCATACGGCCGCCGCCCAGAACCCGACGCGTATCACGTTTGACGAAGCCGTCCGCATAGCGCTCGAGCAAAACGTCTCCCTCCAGCGGGCGGCCAACAACCGCGAGTTCGACGCCATCGGCCTGAGCCGGCAGCGTAACCAGTTTCTCCCGGACCTGCAGTTCAACAGCAACGGATCGCAAAACTACGGTCGTTCGTTCGCCGGCGAGTTCGGCGTCATCAACACCACGACCCAGAACTTCGGCGCCTCGCTCTCGAGCAACGTAGTGCTGTTCGACGGTTTCGGCCGGACGGCCTCGTTGCACCAGGCGGAAAACTCCCTCGAGGCAAGCGATCATGACCTGACGCGCCAGCGGCAGACGGTTGTGTTCAACGTCATGTCCAGCTATCTGACGCTCCTCGAGCGCCGCGAGCAGATCCGGATCCAGACGGAGAACCTCGAATCGCAGCGCCAGCAGCTCATCCAGATCGAAGAGTTTACGAACGTGGGATCCCGCCCAATTTCGGACCTCTACCAGCAACAGGCCAGCACGGCCAATGCGGAGCTGACGCTGATCAACGCGGAGCGACTCTACCAACTCGGTGAAGTCAACCTGATCCAGGTGCTTCAGCTCGACCCGTTCGGCGCCTACGAATTCGTTTCGCCCGAAGTCACCGACGCCGATCTCATCCTCGAACAGTACGACGTCCCGAACATGCTCCAGCAGGCGTTCGACCTGCGTTCCGACCTCCGCGCGCGGGAAGCCGACATCGTCGCGTCGCGCGAGGGCATCCGGGCCGCACGTTCCGGCTACTGGCCGCAGCTCAGCTTCGGCGTATCGACGAGCTCCGGCGCGAACAGCGGGATCTTCGACCGTTCCGGCGCCAACTTCTTCGACCAGTTCACCGACACCCAGCGCGCCAGCAACCTGCGGCTGAACCTGAGCGTCCCGCTCTTCAATCGCTTCACGACGTCCAACAACATCCAGCAGTCGAAGGTGCAGTACGACAACGCCCGCCTGGCGCTGGAAGACCTGCAGCAGAACATCGCGCTCGACGTGCGGCAATCGTACCTTGACTACGTGTCCGCCGAAAAACGCCTCGACGTATCCGAGAAACAGCTGATCGCCGCCCAGCAGGCCCTGACGGCGGAGCAAGAGCGTTACAACGTGGGCGCGGCGACGCTCGTCGAACTGTCCCAGGCGCGCGCCAGCTTCGTGCAGGCATCGAGCGACCGGAC
It includes:
- a CDS encoding TolC family protein, with amino-acid sequence MPSTQALRRPIAGIITGIALILVALGFAPHTAAAQNPTRITFDEAVRIALEQNVSLQRAANNREFDAIGLSRQRNQFLPDLQFNSNGSQNYGRSFAGEFGVINTTTQNFGASLSSNVVLFDGFGRTASLHQAENSLEASDHDLTRQRQTVVFNVMSSYLTLLERREQIRIQTENLESQRQQLIQIEEFTNVGSRPISDLYQQQASTANAELTLINAERLYQLGEVNLIQVLQLDPFGAYEFVSPEVTDADLILEQYDVPNMLQQAFDLRSDLRAREADIVASREGIRAARSGYWPQLSFGVSTSSGANSGIFDRSGANFFDQFTDTQRASNLRLNLSVPLFNRFTTSNNIQQSKVQYDNARLALEDLQQNIALDVRQSYLDYVSAEKRLDVSEKQLIAAQQALTAEQERYNVGAATLVELSQARASFVQASSDRTQARYDFLFQKKLIDYYMGRLNPTETLFQQP